Proteins found in one Mucilaginibacter gracilis genomic segment:
- a CDS encoding chitobiase/beta-hexosaminidase C-terminal domain-containing protein — protein sequence MNKRLHKKQVNHYLRVLAVQEIYYANDGRTNKWIYENAVKPRFITISRSTYFKYLAINAKGKLKELENEKNQAKTNQG from the coding sequence ATGAACAAAAGACTACATAAAAAACAAGTTAACCATTACCTAAGGGTGCTCGCTGTTCAGGAGATATACTACGCCAATGATGGCCGGACAAACAAGTGGATATATGAAAACGCTGTTAAGCCCCGCTTTATCACCATCAGCCGGAGTACATACTTCAAGTACTTAGCCATAAACGCAAAAGGTAAACTAAAAGAGTTGGAGAATGAAAAAAATCAAGCTAAAACTAACCAGGGATGA
- a CDS encoding phage protein Gp36 family protein, with product MAGFIQDNDYTLSTREEILDLLDGTEDKTKLALAERTAISQMKKKLAKRYDMDVMFAPAVDGQPDLRDPFIVMTVIDIMLYHLWTGVAAGKIPETRSARYNDALEWMKSDGKGEGGGGDMPEKTAEDYPADFRIVSRRPNNNKY from the coding sequence ATGGCAGGATTTATACAAGATAATGATTACACGCTTTCGACCAGGGAGGAAATTTTAGACTTACTGGACGGAACTGAAGACAAAACAAAATTAGCACTGGCTGAGCGAACCGCTATCAGTCAAATGAAAAAAAAGTTAGCCAAACGATATGATATGGACGTCATGTTTGCACCCGCTGTGGACGGCCAGCCCGATTTACGCGATCCGTTCATTGTAATGACAGTAATTGACATTATGCTTTACCACTTGTGGACGGGCGTAGCGGCGGGTAAAATTCCCGAAACCCGGTCGGCCAGGTATAACGATGCTTTGGAGTGGATGAAAAGCGATGGTAAGGGCGAGGGCGGCGGCGGAGATATGCCCGAAAAAACCGCCGAAGATTACCCGGCAGACTTCCGTATTGTATCGCGCCGTCCTAACAACAATAAATATTAA
- a CDS encoding integrase catalytic domain-containing protein, which translates to MDYRLHNNSLTLCLTVPEMVKAGIVSEPYLKKALNQQRNGKVSCWPHHKEGKLVFVHYDGLNPQYKARIETIICGNVEPHLYVTTANSQKRNQALELINSDLPNQVETNPADIKELSRTGYYTPTEVHAIARAAAWLRLWNEFDVKRARAAGYPKVTDFQLAAFKHVLAEQSKGMVRFKKPLNNERVLDRNARLYENEGLKSLITGLMGNNNRRQINDLNHAILMELAGDRLKYSFEDIAMMYNDMAKDTGLVMLTVSAIKQHLNQPKYRRVWYFARHGEQAGNLEYQSEATRREVSRPDALWSIDGTSMQLYYRAGDGKIKSDLYTYFITDAHSGAIIGWSIGYTETSQVVTQALQRAVNFKNYKPYQLQYDNGSANISKAVTGLMTNMSRVHFACRPYSGKSKYIETYIGHFQQRELHKMENFKGGNINTKTNDAKANPELLAELRKNPERLPDFDQVIADFEAAVITWNKRSSERDSYGYFTGQSKLERYEAAHPERTSVNYFDKISLFMADVVNTKTTDGGYKYTTAGIKMTINKQDYWFIVPDEGGKYDHQFQRHNLGKSFNIRINTENPEFCILFQDGKQVAIAREKELFAACVADYKEGDASNIREFCRRQEEFGYQYSKAEMQKTRILMEASGTLKATGTDGIMHYSMQDKTSFNRAESDIQDQLNGMAELTSLEKKLLKLTR; encoded by the coding sequence ATGGACTACCGGCTACATAATAATTCACTTACACTTTGTTTAACCGTTCCCGAAATGGTAAAAGCAGGCATAGTTTCCGAACCTTACTTAAAAAAAGCACTGAACCAACAGCGCAATGGTAAGGTTTCGTGCTGGCCGCACCATAAGGAGGGCAAATTAGTGTTTGTACATTATGATGGCCTTAACCCGCAATACAAAGCCCGCATAGAAACCATTATATGCGGTAATGTTGAGCCTCACCTATACGTTACCACAGCCAACTCGCAAAAGCGTAACCAGGCTTTAGAACTAATTAACTCCGACCTGCCTAACCAGGTAGAAACCAACCCGGCAGATATTAAAGAACTTTCGCGCACGGGCTACTACACGCCAACCGAGGTACACGCCATTGCACGCGCCGCCGCCTGGCTGCGTTTGTGGAACGAGTTTGATGTTAAACGCGCACGTGCTGCAGGTTACCCTAAGGTTACCGATTTTCAATTGGCGGCGTTTAAACACGTGCTTGCCGAACAGAGTAAGGGCATGGTTAGGTTTAAAAAGCCACTTAATAATGAGCGTGTACTTGATAGAAACGCCCGTTTGTACGAAAATGAGGGGTTAAAATCGCTTATAACCGGATTAATGGGTAACAATAACCGCAGGCAAATAAACGACCTCAACCACGCTATTTTGATGGAATTGGCGGGCGACAGGCTTAAATACAGCTTTGAAGACATTGCCATGATGTACAACGACATGGCTAAGGATACCGGCCTTGTCATGCTTACGGTATCGGCAATTAAACAGCACTTAAACCAGCCGAAGTATCGCCGGGTTTGGTATTTCGCCCGTCACGGAGAGCAAGCCGGTAACTTGGAATATCAGTCGGAAGCAACACGCCGCGAAGTATCACGCCCGGATGCCCTTTGGAGTATTGACGGTACAAGTATGCAGCTTTATTACCGCGCTGGTGACGGGAAGATCAAAAGTGACCTCTACACCTACTTTATTACCGATGCACACAGCGGTGCGATTATTGGTTGGTCAATCGGCTACACCGAAACCTCGCAGGTGGTAACACAAGCCTTGCAACGTGCAGTAAACTTCAAAAATTACAAGCCTTACCAATTACAATATGACAACGGTTCGGCAAATATCAGTAAGGCAGTCACGGGCTTAATGACAAATATGAGCCGGGTACACTTTGCTTGCCGCCCATACTCCGGTAAATCAAAATATATTGAAACCTATATAGGCCACTTCCAGCAACGCGAATTGCATAAGATGGAAAACTTTAAAGGCGGTAACATCAATACCAAAACCAACGATGCTAAAGCCAACCCCGAGTTATTGGCCGAATTGAGAAAGAACCCTGAGCGTTTGCCGGATTTTGACCAGGTGATAGCTGATTTTGAAGCTGCTGTTATTACATGGAACAAAAGAAGTAGTGAACGCGATAGCTATGGATACTTTACCGGCCAAAGCAAATTAGAACGTTATGAAGCCGCCCACCCCGAGCGCACAAGCGTTAACTACTTCGATAAAATAAGCCTGTTTATGGCCGATGTAGTTAATACAAAAACAACGGATGGTGGCTATAAATACACTACTGCCGGTATTAAAATGACCATCAATAAACAGGATTATTGGTTCATTGTACCGGATGAAGGTGGCAAATACGATCACCAATTCCAACGCCATAACCTCGGCAAAAGCTTCAACATTCGCATAAATACCGAAAATCCGGAGTTCTGCATACTGTTTCAGGATGGTAAACAGGTAGCAATTGCTCGCGAAAAAGAACTTTTTGCGGCTTGTGTGGCCGATTATAAAGAGGGCGATGCTTCAAATATCCGCGAATTCTGCCGCCGACAGGAAGAATTTGGCTACCAATACAGCAAAGCAGAGATGCAAAAGACCCGCATACTGATGGAAGCAAGCGGGACGCTTAAAGCAACCGGTACCGATGGCATTATGCATTACAGTATGCAGGATAAAACATCGTTTAACCGTGCTGAAAGCGATATACAAGACCAGTTAAACGGTATGGCCGAACTAACAAGCCTGGAAAAGAAACTTTTAAAATTAACCCGATAA
- a CDS encoding phage virion morphogenesis protein — translation MDIPETAQFIRLLANVSRAIDRFPNLIAAEAVAFSKERFRQQNWIDNSTEPWKKRKAESWGRKSRKGRGILVDTGRLFRSVRKIIARADLVVIGTDVPYAQMHNDGGRFKFNQHVKAYTRKQNSVEEVSRPGARTARYVKQQTGVVQVRAFTRKMQINMPRRRFMGNSAYLNRRLERLMANEIVKAAQQAA, via the coding sequence ATGGACATACCCGAAACCGCGCAATTTATAAGGCTGCTTGCCAATGTTAGCCGGGCAATTGACCGCTTCCCCAACCTGATAGCCGCCGAAGCTGTGGCCTTTAGCAAGGAGCGTTTTAGGCAACAAAACTGGATTGATAACAGTACCGAGCCATGGAAAAAACGCAAGGCCGAAAGTTGGGGCCGTAAATCCCGTAAGGGCCGGGGTATACTGGTTGATACCGGACGGCTGTTTCGCAGTGTGCGCAAAATTATAGCCCGTGCCGACCTGGTAGTTATTGGCACCGATGTACCCTACGCGCAAATGCATAATGACGGGGGGCGGTTTAAATTTAACCAGCACGTTAAGGCCTACACCCGCAAGCAAAACAGCGTGGAAGAAGTTAGCAGGCCCGGAGCGCGCACGGCCCGGTATGTTAAACAGCAAACGGGTGTAGTGCAGGTAAGGGCCTTTACCCGCAAAATGCAAATTAACATGCCGCGAAGGCGTTTCATGGGCAATTCGGCCTATTTAAACCGCCGCCTTGAGCGGTTAATGGCTAACGAGATAGTTAAAGCCGCCCAACAGGCTGCATAA
- a CDS encoding phage head morphogenesis protein yields the protein MYSCVCPRCGGNKYPDAAADEEKLSDLFGPDIKRICAQLYSGKLQAGNIDLKSARKVATVISQAILKGFGKEFPKLDFDTPDFEMYSHIEKQVWQFSFAKNYEELKAASLALQTGNQVTPWGEFKSIVERINGDYNVRNLKTEYDTGIGSAQMAARWVQYIADEVKLLKYQTVGDSRVRPSHQELDGIIRKITDAFWSLYYPPNGWRCRCDAIDAGNAKETPQSKIVTPTDVPPMFRRNLAKEGLAFPPDHPYFEHVPDDILQAADNNNPFIYDRQYSSDKGGSVWVSNLHGAGELKDNLAIAKFYADRGDMVTLMPSIDPNSPSQLALRKMTLPDSLVKSKLNADAKINGRTNEFKTNHEGTVNSLKMQVRKGLKQAQDVTIAVSNDTKPARIKKAIKDQVYNSYKNRAEELKGRTITVLRKGKATVYKLDKIVK from the coding sequence ATGTATTCGTGCGTGTGTCCACGCTGCGGGGGTAATAAATACCCCGATGCTGCCGCCGATGAAGAAAAGTTAAGTGATCTTTTCGGGCCGGATATAAAGCGGATTTGTGCGCAGCTATACAGTGGTAAGTTACAGGCCGGTAACATTGATCTAAAATCGGCACGTAAAGTTGCAACCGTTATTAGCCAGGCTATTTTAAAGGGTTTTGGCAAGGAGTTTCCGAAGCTTGATTTTGACACGCCCGATTTTGAAATGTACAGCCACATTGAAAAACAGGTGTGGCAGTTCAGCTTTGCAAAAAACTATGAGGAGTTAAAGGCCGCAAGCCTGGCACTACAAACCGGCAACCAGGTTACGCCCTGGGGCGAGTTTAAAAGCATTGTTGAACGCATTAACGGAGATTACAATGTACGCAACTTAAAAACCGAATATGATACAGGCATAGGCAGCGCACAAATGGCGGCACGTTGGGTGCAGTACATTGCCGACGAGGTTAAGTTACTGAAATACCAAACCGTAGGTGATAGCCGCGTAAGGCCATCGCACCAGGAGCTCGACGGTATCATCCGTAAAATTACCGATGCGTTTTGGAGCCTGTATTACCCGCCTAACGGCTGGCGTTGCCGTTGCGATGCCATTGATGCGGGTAATGCAAAAGAAACACCGCAAAGCAAAATTGTAACGCCTACCGATGTACCGCCTATGTTTAGGCGCAACCTGGCTAAGGAGGGGTTAGCGTTCCCTCCGGATCACCCGTACTTTGAACACGTGCCCGATGATATTTTGCAAGCTGCGGATAACAACAACCCGTTTATATACGACCGGCAGTATAGCAGTGATAAAGGCGGCTCGGTATGGGTTAGCAACCTGCACGGTGCCGGTGAGCTAAAAGACAATTTAGCCATAGCTAAGTTTTATGCCGACCGGGGCGATATGGTTACCCTGATGCCGAGCATTGACCCGAACAGCCCAAGCCAGTTAGCCTTGCGCAAAATGACGTTGCCGGATAGCCTGGTTAAAAGCAAGCTTAATGCCGATGCCAAAATTAACGGGCGCACCAACGAGTTTAAAACCAACCACGAGGGCACGGTAAACTCATTAAAAATGCAGGTGCGTAAAGGTTTGAAACAGGCGCAGGATGTAACCATAGCGGTAAGTAATGATACCAAACCGGCCCGGATTAAAAAGGCCATAAAAGACCAGGTGTACAATAGTTATAAAAACCGGGCCGAGGAACTGAAAGGCCGCACCATAACGGTACTACGCAAGGGTAAGGCTACGGTTTACAAGCTTGATAAAATTGTAAAATAA
- a CDS encoding phage portal protein family protein: protein MQERIYTPASHLIHHNARIGRVYSAIGQPKYKQLDGQTIIGKIITEYKNLNRKMIDDWRNALRSALDVIFPRRYLLQDLYDDLETDGHFQSQFILRFAATLGYNFELIDDATGEVDKETTKLFQSNWFYQFMKKALTVHKKGYTLLELINPATMEFKIVPRRNVLPNKKVIVLSVMDQDGIDYTTGGYENRIIEVGETDDLGLMNDIIPQLIWKRNAQQSWAEFSEKFGMPLVTATTSKTNDRDLDKLEQLLEALGESARAVLPAGTSINVTPFAGKDSYQVYDAQINRCNSEISKPIVGGTMATDNGSSRSQSEVHERNLDDKIASEDRLLFSFLVNDKLIPLMRTWGWPIPEKRTFVFPKSFDLSLMDHWTIVFQGLQYFDISIDWISKTFNMPVDAVKKIVAALPTKPGGVKPNEEPADEPPENEPPVKEPPVKGKKPKPAASFFD, encoded by the coding sequence ATGCAAGAAAGAATATACACACCTGCATCACACTTAATTCACCACAACGCCCGTATTGGCCGCGTTTATAGTGCCATAGGGCAACCAAAATATAAGCAGTTAGACGGGCAAACGATAATAGGTAAAATAATTACCGAATACAAAAACCTCAATCGTAAAATGATTGACGACTGGCGCAATGCGTTGCGGTCGGCACTCGATGTGATTTTTCCACGCAGGTACTTGTTGCAGGATTTGTATGATGATTTGGAAACAGACGGGCACTTTCAGAGCCAGTTTATATTACGCTTCGCCGCTACCCTGGGTTATAACTTTGAATTAATAGACGATGCAACGGGCGAGGTTGATAAAGAAACTACAAAGTTGTTTCAAAGCAATTGGTTTTACCAGTTTATGAAAAAGGCCTTAACCGTACACAAAAAGGGTTACACGCTTTTAGAACTCATTAACCCGGCCACAATGGAATTTAAAATTGTGCCGCGCCGCAATGTGCTGCCCAATAAAAAGGTTATTGTACTATCGGTTATGGATCAGGATGGTATAGACTATACCACCGGAGGTTACGAAAACAGAATTATTGAAGTAGGCGAAACCGACGACCTGGGTTTAATGAACGACATTATACCGCAACTGATTTGGAAGCGTAACGCGCAACAAAGCTGGGCCGAGTTTTCTGAAAAGTTTGGCATGCCTTTAGTAACGGCCACCACAAGCAAAACCAACGACCGCGACCTCGATAAGCTTGAACAGCTTTTGGAGGCCCTGGGCGAAAGCGCAAGGGCTGTATTACCTGCCGGTACAAGCATCAACGTAACACCATTTGCAGGTAAGGATAGTTACCAGGTTTACGATGCACAGATAAACCGATGCAACAGCGAAATAAGCAAACCTATTGTAGGCGGCACAATGGCAACCGATAACGGCAGCAGCCGGAGCCAAAGCGAAGTACACGAGCGTAACCTGGATGATAAGATAGCATCAGAAGACCGCTTATTGTTTTCGTTTTTAGTTAACGATAAGCTTATACCCTTAATGCGCACCTGGGGCTGGCCTATTCCCGAAAAGAGAACTTTTGTATTCCCGAAATCGTTTGACCTGTCCTTGATGGATCACTGGACTATCGTTTTCCAGGGCCTGCAATATTTTGATATTTCTATCGACTGGATAAGCAAAACCTTTAACATGCCGGTTGATGCCGTTAAAAAGATAGTTGCCGCGCTACCTACCAAACCAGGTGGCGTTAAACCAAACGAAGAGCCTGCCGATGAGCCGCCCGAAAATGAGCCACCGGTAAAGGAGCCACCAGTTAAAGGCAAAAAACCTAAACCCGCAGCCTCTTTTTTCGACTAA
- a CDS encoding phage tail tape measure protein, translating to MDGSARVSLYLELKDRIKAGMGRARQYVNDNVSAMKEQFNSLKTSQTQAFSAMESQIPGLSNALKMLVNPYALLTAGVLALGGAYYNAANSALNWEAKMAEINVTAQETPAGLKKISDELKEIAGRNVAPFEQVGDGFNRILSAGLTVKQSMEALEPTLRAAKAGFTDVETAATAGVSVMNASGESIKTVWDVVYATVNKGNANFKNVANYLPKIVANATAAGFSLQETAGAWAYLTDTLQPEQATTTLMNMFKQLASPTVTKNFKDIGIQVYDTQGKMKPLVQIIDLVKHRLDGLSDRKKNSILGGLGLDNESHEALTILLKDTGKLNDIIKFTTNSAGQLDDSYKNATQSTDSWHIILNKIGIAFETIGETALPIINSVGDALLNCGKVVNKTFEIIKDLAMGIGIAAAALAVLYPSVLVYTGALVLNGIATAGLTIATYALTAAQWLLNVALDANPIGLVIMAIGALVAGFIYAYDHCEKFRAGIMGIIEVAKILMDLVVGFGKTLLGAFTLNPALVKEGLNQGAAALTSIMSGGITKAFNKGYSDSIAANVSAPAAAGTKDAFTGKKTTTKPVKKDNKLEADSENKITGGSKQVHNITVNFNKEIVGSINAANTPGLKGMNAQDIEKWVSDLIERTIRNLETSYS from the coding sequence ATGGATGGAAGCGCGAGAGTATCGCTGTACTTAGAACTGAAAGACCGAATTAAGGCCGGAATGGGCCGGGCCAGGCAATACGTAAATGATAACGTATCGGCGATGAAAGAGCAGTTTAACAGCTTAAAAACATCGCAAACACAAGCGTTCTCGGCTATGGAAAGCCAAATACCAGGCTTGAGCAATGCGCTTAAAATGCTTGTTAACCCTTATGCTTTGCTAACGGCAGGAGTATTGGCTTTAGGAGGGGCTTATTATAATGCCGCCAACTCAGCTTTAAACTGGGAGGCCAAGATGGCCGAAATTAACGTAACCGCCCAGGAGACCCCGGCAGGGCTAAAAAAAATATCAGATGAACTAAAAGAGATTGCCGGGCGAAATGTTGCACCATTTGAACAAGTTGGCGACGGCTTTAACCGAATTTTATCTGCGGGTTTAACTGTAAAACAATCAATGGAGGCGTTAGAGCCAACGTTGCGTGCTGCAAAAGCAGGCTTTACAGATGTAGAAACTGCGGCCACGGCTGGCGTTTCGGTAATGAACGCATCTGGCGAAAGTATCAAAACCGTTTGGGACGTAGTTTATGCTACAGTAAATAAGGGTAATGCTAATTTTAAAAACGTAGCTAATTACCTGCCTAAAATAGTCGCCAATGCGACAGCGGCAGGTTTTTCATTACAAGAAACAGCGGGAGCCTGGGCTTACCTAACGGACACCCTGCAACCGGAACAAGCAACAACTACTTTAATGAACATGTTTAAACAATTGGCAAGCCCAACAGTAACCAAAAACTTTAAAGATATAGGAATACAAGTTTATGACACCCAAGGTAAAATGAAACCACTTGTGCAGATCATTGATTTAGTTAAACACAGGCTCGATGGATTATCAGACCGTAAGAAAAATTCAATACTCGGAGGTTTGGGCTTAGATAATGAAAGTCACGAGGCATTAACTATTCTATTAAAGGACACTGGAAAATTGAACGACATTATAAAATTTACAACTAATAGTGCCGGACAGCTTGATGATTCATACAAAAACGCCACACAAAGCACCGATAGCTGGCATATTATTTTGAATAAGATAGGTATTGCTTTTGAAACTATCGGAGAAACAGCATTACCCATAATTAACAGCGTTGGCGATGCCCTGTTAAACTGCGGCAAGGTTGTAAATAAAACATTTGAGATTATTAAAGACCTGGCAATGGGTATAGGAATTGCTGCCGCAGCACTTGCGGTACTATACCCTTCGGTTTTAGTTTATACCGGGGCACTGGTTTTAAATGGCATAGCCACAGCCGGGCTAACGATAGCTACTTATGCATTAACGGCAGCACAATGGTTGCTTAACGTGGCTTTGGATGCTAACCCAATTGGCTTGGTTATTATGGCGATAGGTGCCCTGGTTGCCGGGTTTATTTATGCATACGACCATTGCGAAAAGTTCAGGGCCGGTATCATGGGCATTATTGAGGTTGCTAAAATATTAATGGACTTGGTTGTAGGGTTCGGTAAAACCCTGCTTGGTGCTTTTACTCTTAACCCGGCCCTGGTAAAAGAGGGCTTAAACCAGGGAGCCGCAGCCTTAACCAGTATTATGAGCGGCGGCATAACCAAAGCATTTAACAAGGGCTATAGCGATTCTATTGCCGCCAATGTTAGCGCACCGGCTGCGGCAGGCACAAAGGATGCCTTTACAGGTAAAAAAACAACTACAAAGCCTGTTAAAAAGGATAATAAATTAGAAGCCGACAGCGAAAACAAAATAACAGGCGGCAGCAAGCAGGTACATAACATTACCGTAAACTTTAACAAAGAGATTGTTGGCAGCATTAACGCCGCAAACACGCCGGGCCTTAAAGGGATGAATGCCCAGGACATTGAAAAATGGGTTTCGGATTTGATTGAGCGCACCATCAGGAATTTAGAAACAAGCTACAGCTAA
- a CDS encoding AAA family ATPase: MKTAEKAQLIERLKLAMQESGLSNNKFAERLGITKGMMSQVLNNWEADNIVGENTWNLIIKYLGNNDDYKFVGTENLQKALDACTAAYTHKVFVPLIGDGGYGKSIGLEYYKRHQERTQGHKVYYINCESVNTRKQLNALLLTAVGVSTDGTYKQQILKIKTTLDKQDCLVQIDEISALKDHLVVAVKDLMTALKGTCGIVLAGTPYFINNLLKGANKNKHLFSETLDRLFMVHYTMSAPTDTEAERIFIANGLSGEALNIVMGRVKTQAMKPFHWRSKVTFRGISDSLTAIKIALSDNLITAPQTFSL, from the coding sequence ATGAAAACAGCAGAGAAAGCGCAACTGATTGAACGGCTAAAATTAGCCATGCAAGAAAGCGGACTAAGCAACAACAAGTTTGCCGAACGCCTGGGCATTACCAAAGGCATGATGAGCCAGGTATTGAATAACTGGGAGGCCGATAACATTGTAGGCGAAAACACCTGGAACCTGATTATTAAGTACCTGGGCAATAACGATGATTACAAGTTTGTAGGCACCGAAAACCTGCAAAAGGCTTTGGATGCCTGTACTGCCGCTTACACGCACAAGGTATTTGTGCCGCTTATTGGTGACGGTGGTTATGGTAAATCAATCGGTTTGGAGTACTACAAACGCCATCAGGAACGTACCCAGGGCCACAAGGTTTATTACATCAACTGCGAAAGTGTTAACACCCGCAAGCAATTGAATGCCCTTTTGTTAACGGCGGTTGGCGTTTCTACCGATGGTACTTACAAACAACAAATTTTAAAGATAAAAACCACACTGGATAAGCAAGATTGCTTGGTGCAGATAGACGAAATATCGGCCCTTAAAGATCATTTGGTGGTGGCTGTAAAAGACTTAATGACGGCCTTAAAAGGTACCTGCGGTATTGTACTGGCCGGTACTCCATACTTTATCAATAACCTGCTAAAGGGAGCCAACAAAAACAAACACCTGTTTAGCGAAACGCTCGACCGCCTGTTTATGGTTCACTATACCATGAGCGCGCCAACTGATACCGAGGCCGAGCGCATTTTTATAGCCAATGGCCTAAGCGGCGAAGCCCTCAACATTGTAATGGGCCGTGTTAAAACACAAGCCATGAAGCCGTTTCACTGGCGTTCAAAAGTAACGTTCCGTGGCATATCCGATAGCCTAACCGCTATTAAAATAGCCCTTAGCGACAACCTGATAACTGCACCGCAAACCTTTAGCCTGTAA
- a CDS encoding ATP-dependent Clp protease proteolytic subunit, with amino-acid sequence MVKIEMQADKATVWIYAYVGDCDFNGPAFQLLIDDLVQRGASEALIKFHCYGGVVFDGNMIANTIENSPFPIDILIVGVCASMAAILMLKARKISIVSNGFVMIHTPSGFCDGNAEAHLSTAKLLQSMQGQFAIDLGTRTRKDATYTAKWLDGQDHWIDAGECLAEGLVDEIVPVATDAPEPLTVEAVATLGAKAVFNRFKASLEAPKPNNKKTMDKQRTIDKYNLTGVTADSTDEQVEAALEAHVKSITDSATKTADEVIDAMVEALGPDVTPTAKASYKAVGKSLGVATLKSIIGEHKPYAAITDVLKSFQAQPKDDTGTAGWDWDKYQKENPKALVALEKTDPATFKKLYTAKYGKTPGAEK; translated from the coding sequence GTGGTAAAAATTGAGATGCAGGCCGATAAGGCTACGGTTTGGATATACGCTTACGTTGGAGATTGTGACTTTAACGGCCCTGCTTTTCAATTGCTAATTGATGACCTGGTGCAACGCGGCGCAAGCGAAGCACTTATTAAATTTCACTGCTATGGCGGTGTTGTGTTTGATGGCAACATGATAGCCAACACTATTGAAAACTCACCTTTCCCAATAGATATTTTAATCGTTGGGGTGTGCGCAAGTATGGCGGCAATATTGATGCTCAAGGCACGCAAAATATCAATCGTTTCAAACGGGTTTGTGATGATACACACGCCGAGCGGTTTTTGCGATGGTAACGCCGAGGCTCACTTATCAACAGCAAAACTTTTACAATCCATGCAGGGTCAATTTGCAATTGACCTGGGTACGCGTACCCGCAAGGATGCAACATATACAGCTAAATGGTTGGACGGACAAGATCATTGGATAGATGCCGGTGAATGCCTGGCAGAGGGACTTGTTGATGAAATCGTACCAGTCGCTACAGATGCCCCAGAGCCGTTGACCGTTGAGGCGGTTGCAACGCTCGGGGCTAAAGCTGTTTTTAACCGCTTCAAGGCATCACTTGAAGCCCCCAAACCCAACAATAAAAAGACGATGGATAAACAAAGAACTATTGATAAGTACAATTTGACCGGTGTAACGGCTGATAGTACGGATGAGCAGGTAGAAGCTGCTTTAGAGGCGCATGTTAAAAGTATTACCGACAGTGCAACCAAAACAGCCGATGAGGTTATTGATGCGATGGTGGAGGCTTTAGGCCCGGATGTTACGCCAACTGCAAAGGCAAGCTACAAAGCCGTTGGTAAATCCCTGGGCGTGGCAACTTTAAAAAGCATTATAGGCGAACATAAGCCTTACGCGGCCATTACCGATGTGCTTAAAAGCTTTCAGGCGCAACCAAAGGACGATACCGGCACGGCAGGTTGGGACTGGGATAAGTACCAAAAGGAAAACCCTAAAGCCCTGGTAGCCCTTGAAAAAACCGACCCTGCAACATTTAAAAAGTTGTACACCGCCAAATACGGTAAAACACCGGGCGCGGAAAAATAA
- a CDS encoding DUF3164 family protein encodes MNINVDHLTTEQLEAILKDRHEKNVAAANAKRAAYEQLKEDTIVELSLEAIALGATLELFKSKVFNSLGTLYELLQEYSKRHSDGKGNFTIESRDAMYKIEFSRQTLGHFDERADQAERHMIDFLNSQFSGDEKTKKFIMQILERSKDKLDVKQIQKLYAMENDYQDSNWLEGIKLFKEAWTPSETKDYTRFWVKENGAWKAINLNFSSIVVALSTCVK; translated from the coding sequence ATGAATATTAACGTAGACCATCTAACAACCGAACAATTAGAGGCGATATTAAAAGACCGCCATGAAAAAAACGTAGCCGCCGCCAACGCCAAACGTGCAGCGTATGAGCAATTAAAGGAAGATACCATTGTGGAGTTATCCCTTGAAGCTATTGCCCTGGGTGCCACCCTTGAATTATTTAAAAGCAAGGTGTTTAATAGCCTGGGCACCCTGTACGAATTATTGCAGGAATACAGCAAACGCCACAGCGATGGTAAAGGCAACTTTACTATAGAAAGCCGCGATGCCATGTATAAAATTGAGTTTAGCCGCCAAACGCTGGGCCATTTTGACGAACGGGCCGACCAGGCCGAACGCCACATGATAGACTTTTTAAACAGCCAGTTTTCGGGCGACGAAAAAACCAAAAAGTTTATTATGCAGATACTGGAACGCAGTAAGGATAAGCTTGATGTAAAGCAGATACAAAAGCTTTACGCGATGGAAAACGACTATCAGGATTCCAATTGGTTAGAGGGCATCAAGCTGTTTAAAGAAGCCTGGACACCATCCGAAACTAAGGATTACACCCGCTTTTGGGTTAAGGAAAACGGCGCGTGGAAAGCAATTAACCTCAATTTTTCATCTATAGTAGTAGCCCTTTCAACATGTGTAAAGTAG